One genomic region from Paramicrobacterium agarici encodes:
- the ruvC gene encoding crossover junction endodeoxyribonuclease RuvC, with product MSLRVLGIDPGLTRCGIGVIDVASNREAQLVHFGVLRSEANAEIEARLLTISRGIEDVLDTHAPHAVAVERVFAQHNLRTVMGTAQVSGIALAAAARRGLRVGHHTPSEVKAAITGYGSADKKQVATMVARVLRLESPPTPADAADALALALCHAWRIGSRVTPAGTAAETPAQRAWQDAERASRKRSAPRA from the coding sequence GTGTCCCTTCGAGTTCTCGGCATCGACCCAGGGCTCACGCGCTGCGGCATCGGAGTGATCGACGTCGCCTCGAACCGCGAGGCCCAGCTCGTCCACTTCGGGGTGCTTCGGAGTGAGGCCAATGCCGAGATCGAAGCACGGCTTCTGACGATATCCCGCGGCATCGAAGACGTTCTCGATACGCACGCGCCTCATGCCGTCGCTGTCGAGCGCGTCTTTGCCCAGCACAACCTGCGCACGGTTATGGGAACGGCTCAAGTCAGCGGAATAGCGCTTGCCGCTGCCGCGAGGCGCGGGCTTCGCGTGGGACATCACACGCCGTCTGAGGTCAAGGCTGCGATCACGGGATACGGCTCAGCTGACAAAAAGCAGGTGGCGACGATGGTCGCCCGGGTTCTGCGGCTCGAGTCGCCTCCGACTCCCGCAGATGCCGCCGACGCGCTCGCACTCGCGCTGTGCCATGCCTGGCGCATCGGAAGCCGTGTCACTCCCGCGGGAACCGCGGCCGAAACCCCGGCGCAGCGCGCGTGGCAGGACGCAGAACGAGCATCGCGTAAGCGGAGCGCGCCGCGAGCCTGA
- a CDS encoding YebC/PmpR family DNA-binding transcriptional regulator: MSGHSKWATTKHKKAIIDQRRAKSFAKLIKNIEVAAKIGGADLAGNPTLQDAIQKAKKTSVPNDNIDRAVKRGAGLTGETIDYTTIMYEGYGPNGVALLVECLTDNKNRAAADVRTLMTRNGGTMADPGSVAYNFARKGVIVVPQEETTEDDILAAVLEAGAEEVQEEGDTFEIITEATDLVPARSALQAAGIDYNSADVAFVPSLKVEIDADTARKVFKLIDALDDSDDVQNIYSNFDLSADVRAQLEDDED; the protein is encoded by the coding sequence ATGTCAGGGCACTCTAAGTGGGCGACGACAAAGCACAAGAAGGCGATCATCGACCAGAGGCGCGCCAAGTCGTTCGCGAAGCTCATCAAGAACATCGAGGTTGCCGCCAAAATCGGTGGAGCAGACCTCGCCGGAAACCCGACCCTCCAGGATGCCATCCAGAAGGCGAAGAAGACGTCGGTTCCGAACGACAACATTGATCGCGCGGTCAAGCGAGGTGCTGGTCTCACCGGCGAGACGATCGATTACACGACGATCATGTATGAGGGCTATGGCCCCAACGGCGTCGCCCTCCTCGTCGAGTGCCTCACCGACAATAAGAACCGAGCGGCCGCCGACGTGCGCACGCTGATGACGCGTAACGGCGGCACGATGGCCGACCCCGGAAGCGTTGCCTACAACTTCGCTCGGAAGGGTGTCATCGTCGTTCCACAGGAGGAGACGACCGAGGACGACATCCTCGCTGCAGTACTAGAGGCCGGAGCTGAAGAGGTTCAAGAAGAGGGGGACACCTTCGAGATCATCACAGAAGCTACCGATCTCGTGCCCGCGCGTTCTGCCCTTCAAGCGGCGGGAATCGACTACAACTCGGCTGATGTCGCGTTCGTGCCCAGTCTCAAGGTCGAGATCGATGCGGACACAGCGCGCAAGGTTTTCAAGCTCATCGACGCGCTCGACGATTCCGATGACGTGCAGAATATCTACAGCAACTTCGACCTCAGCGCGGACGTTCGCGCCCAGCTCGAAGACGACGAAGACTGA
- the ruvB gene encoding Holliday junction branch migration DNA helicase RuvB, translated as MSENDLTSSNVLSEAELAFEGALRPSSLSEFVGQPKVRGQLELLLKAASMQNRTPDHILLAGPPGLGKTTLAMIVAHESGQPLRMSSGPAIQHAGDLAAVLSSLVPGEVLFIDEIHRMARSAEEMLYLAMEDFRIDIMVGKGAGATSVPLDLAPFTLVGATTRSGLLPNPLRDRFGFTAHLEFYDDDDLAKVIERAAPMLDFSLDGEGIAEIAGRCRGTPRIANRLLRRVRDYSLVHGTAGDVTAVREALRLYDVDELGLDRLDRAVMNTILTRFGGGPVGLSTLAVSVGEEGETIESVVEPFLVRIGLLTRTPRGRMATQLAYRHFGIASAQESLPLDTL; from the coding sequence GTGAGCGAAAACGATTTGACCTCGTCCAACGTGCTCTCCGAGGCAGAACTGGCGTTCGAGGGTGCGCTTCGCCCGTCAAGCCTCTCCGAGTTTGTCGGGCAGCCCAAAGTTCGCGGTCAGCTGGAGCTTCTCCTGAAGGCCGCCAGCATGCAGAACCGCACGCCGGATCACATTCTGCTCGCGGGACCTCCCGGACTCGGCAAGACGACACTCGCCATGATCGTCGCCCACGAATCGGGCCAGCCGCTGCGCATGTCGAGCGGCCCGGCCATTCAGCACGCCGGAGACCTTGCCGCCGTACTCTCGAGTCTCGTGCCAGGCGAAGTCCTGTTCATCGACGAGATCCATCGCATGGCACGGTCCGCCGAGGAGATGCTGTACCTGGCGATGGAGGATTTTCGCATCGACATCATGGTCGGCAAAGGAGCGGGTGCAACGTCCGTCCCGCTCGACCTCGCACCATTCACGCTCGTGGGCGCGACAACGCGCTCGGGACTCCTGCCGAACCCACTTCGCGATCGTTTCGGCTTCACGGCCCACCTCGAGTTCTATGACGACGATGACCTTGCGAAAGTGATCGAGAGGGCAGCGCCCATGCTCGACTTCTCTCTCGACGGTGAGGGCATCGCGGAGATCGCAGGGCGGTGCCGGGGGACTCCGCGCATCGCAAATAGACTGCTTCGACGCGTTCGCGACTATTCGCTCGTTCACGGCACGGCCGGCGACGTCACGGCTGTTCGCGAGGCTCTTCGGCTCTACGACGTCGATGAGCTGGGTCTCGACCGTCTCGATCGCGCCGTCATGAATACGATTCTCACCCGGTTCGGAGGAGGCCCCGTCGGCTTGAGCACCCTCGCCGTCTCCGTGGGAGAGGAGGGTGAGACCATCGAGAGCGTCGTGGAACCGTTCCTCGTGCGAATCGGCCTGCTGACGCGAACTCCGCGAGGCCGCATGGCGACGCAGCTGGCCTACCGTCACTTCGGCATTGCCTCCGCCCAGGAGTCGCTCCCACTCGATACCCTATAA
- the ruvA gene encoding Holliday junction branch migration protein RuvA produces MISSVRGTVLSTHDGNVVIEVGGVGLAVQVTPEHELALRVGEPAFVHTSLIVREDALSLFGFETSEQLEIFELLLSVNGVGPKSALGVLSTLGPGQVAAAVENEDDKAFRAVSGIGPKTAKLIILSLAGKVTSLAYADDASASPRSGSGEDVIVALTGLGWAERDAESALTAVLTAQPDLATAPVQTLLRLALAQLGPATSKGGRA; encoded by the coding sequence GTGATTTCTTCGGTACGCGGGACTGTGCTCTCGACGCATGACGGCAACGTGGTCATCGAAGTGGGCGGAGTCGGTCTCGCCGTCCAGGTCACGCCAGAGCACGAGCTTGCGCTCCGTGTCGGAGAACCGGCGTTCGTTCACACGAGCCTGATCGTCCGCGAAGACGCGCTGAGCCTCTTCGGGTTCGAAACCAGTGAGCAGCTCGAGATCTTCGAACTGCTCCTCAGCGTCAACGGTGTCGGTCCCAAATCCGCACTTGGGGTTCTCTCGACACTCGGTCCGGGTCAAGTTGCTGCGGCCGTCGAGAATGAGGACGATAAAGCGTTCCGCGCGGTCAGTGGAATCGGCCCCAAGACGGCAAAGCTCATCATCCTCTCGCTCGCAGGCAAGGTGACGAGCCTCGCGTACGCAGACGATGCGAGCGCTTCGCCGCGCAGCGGGAGCGGCGAAGACGTGATCGTCGCTCTCACAGGGCTTGGCTGGGCCGAACGCGATGCCGAGAGCGCCCTGACCGCTGTGCTCACGGCGCAGCCCGACCTCGCGACCGCGCCCGTGCAGACTCTGCTGCGCCTCGCCCTCGCGCAGCTCGGCCCCGCCACGTCGAAAGGAGGGCGTGCGTGA